The Jaculus jaculus isolate mJacJac1 chromosome 1, mJacJac1.mat.Y.cur, whole genome shotgun sequence nucleotide sequence CACATCGCTGCCACGGCCCTCTCCCATCAAGACACCACTTGTATGCAATGGAGCTGGTGGCTCCCCAAAGACAGGCCCACGGACACCTAAGGGGATACCACAAGACCTAAGGCTGTTGCCTACTAAGACCCACTGCCTAGGAGTcactccctgtagcccaggaagTACCAGGGGAACTTTGGAGCAGAGTACCTTCAAGTGGAGAGGCACTGAaggctgctggggctggagatcAAAACTCCATATTAGGCAAGAGCCCTTAACGTGTAATTCTCTATCCCTGGGGTCCTTTCCAAGGTCCCCTGAAGCTGTGTCTGACTCCTATGTGAGCAGCGAGGCAGAGGTGGGCATACCCAAGTCTCCCTCAGGGTCAGGATCCAGCTCAGGCTCCAGGCCCAAGCCCTGCCCCACGCGGCCTCTCACGATCAGCATGGGATCCTTGTCGTCCTGCAGCCGGGTCTGGGGGTCTCCCTCCACCGGCCTGTACTGCACCTTCCTTGGCAGTGCCAGTTGCAGCTCTTTCCAAAATTCAGAGGAAGGCGTCTGGGGGCCAGGGTGGGACGATCAGCATGGTTCTACAAACTGGACGCTCCTGACCAACTTGGCCCCAAACAGCACTGATGGAGTCTGACCGGCGGGTCCCCAGACCCACCGCCCAGGGCCCCATAACCTCCCGAACACTCCCCTCCCCGACCCCGCACCACGGAGCCGGGCCTCCAGAGCAGCAGGGTCACCAGGTGGCGGTGCTGGCGCAGCAGACGAAGAGCAGGGTGCGTGGGCTCCCGCCGCTGGCCCTCGAAGGTGATGAAGATGGGCTTACGGGTGAGCTCCAACAGGCGGCACAGACCCTCCCTGCGGGCGGAGCAAGGCCATCAGGCCGGGCGCCCACCTCTGGGGAcagctccccctccccaccacccccctccccaccacccccctccccaccatccccctccccaccacccccctccccaccatccccctccccacccccccacgctCCCCATCCGCCCAGCTGTGCGCGAGACGCACCGGAAGCTCTGGCTGCACCAGGCGCGGCCGAGGAAGGCGTCGGAAAGCACCACGATGAGGCGCCGGCAGCGGCTCAGGTTCACGAGGAGGTCGGCGGAGGGCTCTGCGGGTGCAGGCGTGGGAGGGGGGCCGCGGgtgaggggcggggcggggtggaGCGAAGGAGGGACCAGGGACGGGAAGGGCGGGGCgctggaggtggggtggggctgggggtggagatggggtgaggaagggaaggggctgAGGATGGGGGTgaaagtggggtggggatgggggtggagatggggtgaggaagggaaggggctgaggatggggatggaggtggggtgggggtggagatggggtgaggaagggaaggggctgaggatggggatggaggtggggtggggatggaggtggggtgggggtggagatggggtgaggaagggaaggggctgaggatggggatggaggtggggtgggggtggagatggggtgaggaagggaaggggctgaggatggggatggaggtggggtgggggtggagatggggtgaggaagggaaggggctgAGGATGGGGATGGAGGTGGGGATGGGGATGGAGGTGAGGGTGGGGCTGGGGCGGCGCCCGGGTGGTACCCGCCCGCGGCAGGAGGTCTCGGTCGTCCAGGAAGAGTTTGTAGCCCCGACGCCTCTCCAGCTGGGGCTTCAGAATGAAGTTTACGAATTTGCGGTCCTCGGGGCAGTCGCTGTAGGACACGTAGGCATCGTAGAGCTTCCCGTCTGCGGACGGCGGCGGTCAGTCAGCGTGGCCACTTTTACCGGGGCTTCAGCCCAGTGCCCAGCAGCACCTCTCAGGAAAAGCAAAACGAGTCACAGGGACTCTTCCTCCGGTTGACCACAGGCCGCGTGCTTTTCTGAGACGTTCTCTTTTTCTTGGATTACACACCCCAAAACCCTGCAGGGCGTTCACCCCGTCCCCCACCCAGGGCTGATCCCAGCGTGCGTCTCCCGGACCCTGCACCCGCAAACTCCATGGCAAACTGCACGCACCGTTCATCTCCACCTCGCCATAGGTGTCTTGGTACCAAAGCAGCACATTAAGACGACACTTAATGTAAAGCAGGGCCGCCAGCAGCAGAACCAGCAGGACCAGGAAGGAAGCCAACACCGCAGCTAAGTGGCCGGCTGGGCCTGCAGACAAAGCAAATCGTGGTCCCTCAGCCTTAGGACCCCTGTAACCCCCTGCCCTCTACACCCATTTACTTCCCTCACCAGCTTTCCAAAGCGTGAAGGAAGGCGAGCTCATGTTCCGGACAGAGCACGTGAAAGCCCCATAGTCCTCAGCACTGGTCAGGTTGATCACCAGGACACTGGACACGAGCACTTTTGAGGAGTTGGCACTGACCCTGAGGAAGTCAAGACCAGACATCACCTGTGGCCCATGAACAACGGGTGATGCCAAGTCTCACCTGTCTGGGACTCACCCAAGGAAGCTGCagatttggctggagagatggcttagcagttaaggcacttgcctgtaaggcctaaggacctaggtttgtttcctcacaacccacgtaaaccagatgcacaaggtggtgcatgcatctggagtccgtctgcagtggctggaggccctggcgcacccattctatccacctctctctccaataaataaaatattgtttttaaaaaaatgaaaggggaagccgggcgtggtggcacacgcctttaatcccagcacttgggaggcagaggtaggaggatcgctgtgagttcaaggccaccctgagactccatagtgaattccaggtcagcctgggctagagtgagaccctacctcgaaaaacaaaaaaacaaaaaaaaaaaaaaatgaaaggggagccggtcatggtggtgcacgtctttaatcccagcacttgggaggcagaggtaggaggatcgccatgagttcaaggccaccctgagactacatagtaaattccaggtcagcctgggctagagcaagaccctacctcgaaaaaccaaaccagaaaagaaaagaaaaaaagaaaaagaaagaaagggtataGCTCTGTTTCAAAACTGTCACTACTTGCTTGGATCTGGGCTCTATGGGTCCTCTAATCCAAGGCTTGGCTAGTCAATGCCCATTCAGGACCTAGGGTTCTCTGGTACCCATATCCCTGGGCAGTCTCCAAGGTGAGTGCCTCTATACGAGTCATGAAGATCAGAGGGTCTGTCCCCTAAGCGATCAACCCTCCATCTGTATCAACAGGAGCACTCTATCCTTGTCAGGTCTGGCCAGGTTCTACTCCCACCCAGGTCCAGCTTGGTATAATGAAGAGTGTAGATCACAGAGGCTGACCCTGCACACCCCAACCTTACCAGAAGTCCTCATGGAGGCTGTAGTGGCTTCCATTGCCCAATGGAAGCCCATCTTTTAGCCACTGGACTGGAGGCTGGGGACACTGGGACCCAGAGACTACCCAAGCTGTACAGTTCAAAGCAACTGCAGTGCCCAGGGCAGGCCCCTGGGCTTGGTCTTCAGATGGAGAGAGGAAGTTCGGGGCCCTGTCACAGACACCTGCAGAGAGAAGGCAGTATCAGCCGCATCAGGAGGCCAGCTCCCACTGTATCCACAGACTGCGTGGTCCGGAGCAAAACACAGCAGTGGGCAAATGGTGTGTTGCTGAGTTCTCACACCATGTACATCCACGAGTTCCACGGGCCAGAGCCCACTGCTTGGCCCTCTTCTCCCAGCAGTCTGTGTTCTGCTTGCTAACCCTGGATGTGACTGTCGTGTGCTCAGGGAGAAGATtagcagggaggggaggggagtggcCACAGTCATAGTTGAACTGATCCAGCCCAGCCACAAAGGGCCCATCTGTAGGCTTATCCCTGCTGGGCatgagtttattatttttaaaaatatatttattaaaatgattttttcttttttcccacaaaaatatacttatttatttctttgagagagaaagagagagaatgggcatgccagggccttcagccacttccaaacgaactccaaatgcctgctctaccttgtgcatctgtctttgcatgggcactggagaatcaaacctgagtccttaggctttgcaggcaaataccttaaccactgagccatctctccagccccagaacatgaGCTTAACCCATCTCCTTTCACCTTCAGAGGAGAAGCCAGACTCTTcactctccagcctgacttgCCCCTGCTGAGGGGTTTCAGGGAGTGGGCATCAGCACATCGACAGAATAAACACTGTGTCAGCCCAGGGAGGGGATGGGCCGGGTGGGAAGACTGGACTTCCAGGACCCCCCACTAGTCACAAGCCAGCACTCCCCACGCCCCTAAGGCCtgacaggaagctagaaaggcaCACTCAAACACCTCAGCCCACATTTACAAACCCCATCCTTGGGAAGCCTGAGCTTTACTGACTCCCATGTGCCAAGGCCTGGAAACCTTGAGCAAGAGAGGGGGCTGGAAGCCaatcctgcctgcctgcccagaGTTCAGGAACAAGGGCCGGGGAGGAGGAGTGAGCAGAGGCCTTTACCTCCAGTGTGTGTCCAAGCACAGAGTCCAGGCAGAGAACACGGTGTGGCTGATGGCaggagttgggggtggggagtcaGGCCTGTTCATCTCTGCCGGGCCTACCTGCCATAGCTCTCGCCGGGGCCTCTCCAGGGCAAGGTGGTCACTGGTGCCACCCCTGACTCCACAGGGCTCCTTAACCAAGAACACTGGTCCAAGGTCTGGGAAGGActtctcttggtctctctggctggctggctggacaGGGTGCCTAGATAGGTCAGAGGCTGTTGCCATCCCCAGGGAACAAGTTAAACAAGAACAGGATGAGTTAACCAGTAACTGTCAAGACATTAGCAGCACTGGCCGTGCACCAGGCAGCTGTCCTGCCaccctttccagccccagaatgcaAGGTGAGCTCCCCGGACACCACCATGGCCTTAGTGGCATTGCCTCACATGGCTCAGGGTGCTGTGGACCACCTTCATTTGTTCGGGGTCCACTGTGACTATCCAGGGTGGGACACGCACACCAGGCAGGATCTGGTTTCATGAATGGTAACCTCATTCCTGGCTGTCCCCTGGAATGGACTGTGGCATGCAAGTGGAGGTGGGATACCCCATCACCTGGCCAGGACTAGGGATAAAGATGAGGTAAGCCATGGGTTCTTGCCACGTGGTAGGAACCTAACTGCCCAATCCTGGCCCAAGCTCACTCCCAATTTTGAGGTGTTACTCTAGATGCAGTCACTCACAAATGTGAAGAGAGACATATCACACCTATAGACATCCTAAGGCTCAGCTGGGTCCTGAGCTCATCAAGCTGGGAGAGACAAATGGGGGCCAGGATGAGACAGAGATCACTCTGAAGGACATTTTAGGCATCTGCAAGTTACTCCCCTCCTATACAGAGACCTGGACATTCTCAGTCCACAGCAACAAGTACATTCGCCTGAGACTCAAAAAGCtgtggagtgagggctggagggatggtttagttaaagcatttgcctgcaaagccaaaggactcaggtttgattcccaaggacccacttagccaggtgcacaagggggcgcacgtgtctggagttcatttgcagtggatggaggccctggtgcgcccatcctctctctctctctccctctttctcagtcaaataaataaataacattttttaaaaagctgggtagtgagggctggggagatggctccgtggataaagtgcttgccatataagcatgaggacctgagttcagatccccagcagccatgtaaaagccaggtgtgatggcatgtgcctttaatttcaCATCTGGAAAGGCAAAGACTAGTCAAGCCAAACTGGTGAGCCCTAGGTTtggtgagaaatcctgtctcaaaaaataagacaggggctggagaaatggctcagcggttaaggcacttattgcaaggccaaaggacccacccacataagccagatgcacaaggtggcacatgtgtaaggctgggggccctggcgtgcccattctttccctctctctccctcttctctctcaaataaataaataaaacatttaaaaaaaaaaataagacccgctctgggcacagtggtgtgcacctttaatcccagcatttgggaaatcgaggtaggaggatcgctgtgtttgaggccaccctgaggctacatagtgaattccaggtcagcctgggctagagtgagaccctacctcaaaaaaaaaaaaaaaaaaagtgactgtatgtcaacctttggcctccacatgcatgtacacacacatataaacacatgaaCACACGCAATTGTTTTTAAAGCTCCTCAGTGACATGGCTGCAAGAAGGTGCCTGAGATGCTCTTCTTTACCAGCCTACGGCCCTACAAGGGACGATCCATCCTCCTGGGGTTCCCCAGGTTCACCTTATCCAATACGTTTACTGAGCTCCTGCTCCAGCCCCTCTTGCTGAATGGACACATAGGCAGCAAAAACATGAGATCAAGTCCTGAAATTTGTAGGTCTGGCCTGCCTCAGAGGTCTCTGCAACCCCTACAGCCCCAGAGGCATTGATGAGAATGAGCCTCTAATCACTCCCCATTCCTTTTGCAGCAGGCCAGCCAGACCCTCTAGGTTTGGCTTTTTAAGCAGCAGTTTCCCTGTGAACCACTACAGCATGAGGCACATTCTTATTAGGGCTGGCAAAGGTATCAGTCTTTCCAGGAGCTCTCTGGGCTGGAGGGCAGTCCTAGGAAAATCCTTGAACCACCTTCAGAAGACCTGTTGAAAATAGCctctcaggttggagagatggcttagcggttaagacgcttgcctgcaaagccaaaggatccctgtttgactctccaggacccatgtaagccagatgcacaaggaggcacatgcatctggagttcgtttgcagtggctggaggccctggcatgcccattcctctgtctttctctctacctctttctctctcaaataaataaaatatatttttttaaaagcaaaaaaaaaaaaaaaatgaaaatgaaaatgaaaatagtcTCTCACCCCAGCCCAGCAGGTCTTGGGCCATCTCCTAGAACAGCTCAATGTCCCCAAGCTCTGAAGACCCCTGCAAAGCAGCCTCAAACCCTGCCAAAAGTGAAGCCGAAACCTCTGATATGTGAGGCATGCCCTGCACTTTCTATCCACTACACACACAGCCAGCCCTCTGGCCCACGCGGCCGCACTGAGCTCACCTGGgctgctgcgcacacatgcaccttCCATACAACACACTTCCTGCCACACCCACCTCTTACTACCTCCCTCAGGGCTCAGGTTGCACACACCTCACCTCACAGGCTCACTCCAGCAGAGCTCATGACCATGAGCAACCTGGTATGATACACGCACACGTGTGGAGTGTTCCCATGCACCTCGGCACCACAGGCCACCCCTGAGCCGGGCCCAGCTTCATGGACAGGCCTCAAGGCCACAAGCTCACTCAGAGCAGCAGAGAGGGCACGGTCACCTGGTTCCGGCTCTTTCCTCCTGGGAGTTGGCGGGGAGTCAATCCCTGAAGTCATTGATGTAGACTTGGGAGCAAACTGTCCTCTCAGCTGGGTCCCAAGGAGCCGCCACAATACAGAGGCTGCCCGCGATGCATTGCCAAGCTCAGTGAGAACCTGGCTTTTGTTGATATATATTTGAATCAGAACTTTCCCCTTAGTTTCCTGGCCTTGTAGTCACATCCTCTCCTAAACCTAAACCCCACCCAGGTACCCACCCCTTCCCCTGGCGGGGGGCGGGCTGTTGGTGGCTTTTACCCCCGCCTTGCCTGGCTCTTCCTGTAACTCTGAGTCAGGAGGCCCTTCCTCTCTGGAGTCCACCCCAGACCCCAGGGACTGCATTTGTCTCAGTGCATGGTGTGGGTGGGTGCTCAGAGGGGCAGAGGTTGGGGTGATATGCAGGAATTGTAGCAAGGTGACCCCTAGCCAGAATCACCCTAACAAACACAGAAGGACACGCTGGGCAGAGGATAAGGGGTTGCCTCCTGGACActcccatttttcttctttgttttttcttttcggcgggggtggggggggttgcctttgcttttatttttaaagtatgctctcactctagcccacgctgacccagaactcactctgtagcccaagttaacctcaaactcatggcgatcctcctacctcagccttccaagtgctgaacaACCCCAATTTTGACGCTGCATGAAGGAGTTAAATTACTCTCCCACAAAATGAGCagtcaaggctggaaagatgacttagcagttaaggcacttgtctgtgaagcctactgacccaggttcaattccccagtacccatgtaagcacacaTGTAagtacacaaggtgacgcatatgcCTGGAGctcattgcagtggttggaggccctggcatgcccattctctatctctctctctcaaataaataaataaataaatgtgtagatatatgtatatttttttaaatttttgtttattatttatttatttatttgagagtgacatacagagaaagagggagagagagaatgggcgcaccagggcttccagccactgcaaacaaactccagacacatgtgctcccttgtgcatctggctaacgtgggtcctgggaaatcaagcctcgaaccagggtccttaggcttcataggcaagcgcttaaacactaagctatctctccagccatatatatatatatatatatatatatatatatatatatgtgagcaGTCCTTGTGTGCCTGACCTCTAACTTGCCAGAGCAAAGGGGATCCCTCCGAAAATGGCAGCCAGTAATGAGGCCTACAGCAGGCCTTTCTGGCCCTCTCCTTGTCCACTTCCCAGGCAATAGGCCCAGATGAATGAGTGGCTGCAAAAGACTGTGGAATCTTGGGGACCTTAGTTTCAGACTGGGGTGAGAGAGCAGAGCCCCTTttccagagaaagaggcaaacatgGGAGAGGTGCGCCTTCTCTAATGCggtggggagagggggaaaaCTGGAAGTCACCTATTGTTACACTGATTTCCCTTACTTGGCTTGGGCTTGGGGCCCTGTGACATTGCCCGCAGAATTGGACAAGGGTCTCCTCCAGCCCTTAACCCTGCCCTTACCACACAGAAATGGGTCCTGGAGGCTCCCCTATGGTCTCCCTGCTCAGGCCATCCAGGAGCATTCTCAGTGCAGCAGTAGGCTTTCCTACCTCCTCCTCTGACCATGTCCTAACCCTTCTCAAGCCATTGAGTTCTGGGACTCATGACCCCTGAGACGATGGTGCACCCTGGGCTCAGGGCTGGAAAAGCTGGAAGGAACAAGATGGCCCCCCCGCCCTTTGCTTAATGCTTGTGAATCTGCTTGCTACCTGACTGTGCCAAGATCCTGCTAAGCACTCCATGGACAGTAGTAACTGTCTGACTTCCCTAGAGGCAGCTCTGTGTCCCCCACGTTGcaggtaaggaaactgaggcacagtgaAGTCTAGGAGCACCAAGGCCAGAAGTGAAGAGTTAAGCTCCTAATACCAAAGCTGCCAATGGACCTCACCACCCTGGGTAGCTGCCATAATGTTTGCGGCTCCTGCTCCTAGTCTGTTACTCTCTTTCAGGGTTGTGACTGGacaccccctcccctttctgtcTGGTAATGTCCACCCCTCACCCCAGCCAGAGGTCAATTTTGCTGGGTGAGCATAAAATTCCAGATCAGGGCCAgcggtggtggctcacgcctttaatcccagcattccgaatggcagaggtaggaggagttcgaggccagcctgagactacagagtgagttccaggtcatcctggactaagagcgagaccttacctcgaaaaacaagccaaaaaaataaaaatccagatcATCTCAGACGCTTGCTCTTGCCCCTCCTAGAACCCTGGAATCTAAATTCCAGTCCGTCCTGTGGGTCGCCCTGCACTGCCCCACGCTGCGATTCCTGCGAAGCCCGGGACCTCCGTTCTCACGCCTGGAACTCTGCTGCTGTGCTCCCTGCTGGGTGAGCAACCTGGGGGCTGTGTGACTGACGGTCTGAGAGTCCCAAGGCCAGAGCCTGGCATTCTGCTCAAGACCCCGCAGCCACCAAGAGGCACCTGCTCCTCTCCGACGCGCGGCATCTGGCGCGTGCGGAGCCCTTGGACGTCACGGTGAAGGAAGGAGCGTGCACAACAAGCCGCAGCCACGCGGGGACCCGTTCCTCCCAGCCCACCAGGCCACCACATCCCACGATCCGCCTTCCAGGAAGGCGCACGACCTCCGTTCCCGAGACCCCACAGGGCGCTGGCGaccagggccagcctgggacacgtGCGCCCGGCGGGCACGCGCTCGGCCGGGGTAGCGCGCGGACGGCGGGCGTGGGCGCGCACCGAGGGCCGGCACGCGCGGGAGGCGGAAGCTCCACCCGGCTCCCCACGAACCCCGGGCCACAGCCCGGCGTCTGACTCCGCTGCGGACGCCCTTGGGTGATTGCTTAGGCTTTGGGGATCCGCGCAGGAGAGCAGAGTTGAGGTCCTGCGCGCCTCCCGTCCTCTTGAACTAAAGGTCACGAGGAAGCTACCGACTGACCACGTCGGGCAGAGCGAGGCTGGGGACGGGGACTAGACGCGGCGCGCTTCCGGGCTGCGCGGGAAGCCTGCCTGGCTCAGAGCCACTTCCTGCGGGACCGCGGCCCCGGGGCTCCTCCCGAGCGTGGAGCGCCCCGGGCCCTCCAGCACCACGCCGGCATCGGCTTCGAGGAACGCGATCGTCACTCACCTCCGCCAGTCCTAAATCGCCACTGCCACCCACCTGCTGCCAGACCTGGGGCTCGCGCGGAGGCGGGGCAGCTCACCTGGCCCCGGTGCGCTGCAGCGACAGCCCCGGCCGCAGCCGCAGGTGCAGCCCCGCCCCGCAGCCAAGGTGAGGGCGGACCCAAGTGGCCCGTTGAACGCCGGAGGCTGTTGCTAGACTGTCCTACGCTCAGCCTTTAGGGCCTGGGGGCAGTGGCTAAACCGGCCCAGCCAGTCCAGACCGCTAAGAACAGCTGGGCTGCCTAGATGGTTCTGCCCCTGCGGCCTtggctcttccctttcctcctggaAGCCTGACTTGACCCGTATCCCACCCATAACTTACCCTATGGTTCTCTTGCCACCCCCAAAACTTCACGTGTTTGGAAGGAAGAACCCTCTTCACTTGGTGAAAACCAGAGAAAGGCCGTGTCTTGAGGCTACCACATTCCAGACCTTCTGTGCTCCTGGTCTTGATCCTCTATCTTAGCCCAGGGCAGACACAATCCTGGACACCTTGTTTCTACACCTTTAGATCCAAAAATCAACACAcgccattttaattttattatagaaaGTTCTACTGGCTGAAAAGAGCCAGGCCCATCAAAGGAGAGCCAGAAAGGTGGGCACTGGGTACCCCCACCAGCCAGGAAGCAACAGATAGGACCTGGGGGAAGGAAATCCAGGGAACTTGGGCCAATTTTCCTGCACTGGGGTTGCATGAGAAGCTCAGACTCCCCAGTTCTGTGGGCGCCACGGTCCCTTAAGGATTCAAATCATGGTTGTGCCAAGCCTGAGCCCTAAGTGAGATGCAGCAGGCCCCGCAGACACACCTGTACTGCTCACAGACGCCCTAAGTATACATGGAACGCCTTTCAC carries:
- the Sigirr gene encoding single Ig IL-1-related receptor gives rise to the protein MAGVCDRAPNFLSPSEDQAQGPALGTAVALNCTAWVVSGSQCPQPPVQWLKDGLPLGNGSHYSLHEDFWVSANSSKVLVSSVLVINLTSAEDYGAFTCSVRNMSSPSFTLWKAGPAGHLAAVLASFLVLLVLLLAALLYIKCRLNVLLWYQDTYGEVEMNDGKLYDAYVSYSDCPEDRKFVNFILKPQLERRRGYKLFLDDRDLLPRAEPSADLLVNLSRCRRLIVVLSDAFLGRAWCSQSFREGLCRLLELTRKPIFITFEGQRREPTHPALRLLRQHRHLVTLLLWRPGSVTPSSEFWKELQLALPRKVQYRPVEGDPQTRLQDDKDPMLIVRGRVGQGLGLEPELDPDPEGDLGVRGPVFGEPPAPLHTSGVLMGEGRGSDVDVSDLGSRNYSARTDFYCLVSEDDV